CGCGGCCAAGTAGCGCCGTTGGTCGCTCGAAAGGGCCGCCACCGTGATCGGGCGCGTGACCGAGGTGAGAAAGCGGAACCCGCCGGCGCCCTGAATATCGACGTTCTGTGCGACGCCGTGGTCGTGGTTCCCGCGCACGCAGTGGGTCGCGTTTCGGCGCACCCAATCGACGCACCACGCCGGTTCCGGGCCGTAATCGACGATATCGCCGACACAAAGGCACACATCGAACGACTCGCGGATCGCCTCGAGCGCGGCCCTGTTACCGTGGATGTCCGCGACCACCAGCACGCGCATGCAAACAGCCTCCTGTCGCGAATTCTAGAACGCGAACGGGTCGGTGGGGGCAGCGGGGTGAGAGAGAAGGCGAGCCGTAGGACAGGATAGGCAACACGGATCGAGACCAAAGATCAAATTTGAGCATTCTCGGATTTTGTCTCGCAACGGCTCGGGTGCGTCGTTGACTCCGAGGTCCGCACACGGTGGCGGACCGAAAATTCGCGATATGTATACTTGCGTTCAAAACTGGCGTGTAGTAACATTGTGTACAGATGCGACCGATTCACGATAAGCACAGGGCGGGAGCCCTGTGCGGTTTGGGCTTTCGCTACTTCACCAGACTCGGGTCCACCGCGACGCGGACCACACCGGGCACTTTGCGGGCTTCGGTAGCGAAGTCGCGCACGTCCACGATATTGGCCGCGAACCCGGTAACGAACAGCCCGCCGTCGGGCTTCAGTTCCACCGCGAGTCTCGCGAAGCGGGCGTCGGCAGCTCGGATTGCGGCAACCGCGGCGAGCACGTCGGTCGGCATCCCGCTCGTGGAACCGGTCAGTGCGCCCGGGGCCGTTGAGGGCACGGTCGGTGCGGTCGACGGCACTTTCGCAACGCTGTGCGGAGCCACCGGCGCGCCGAGCAAACCGACGACCGGCGGGCCGAGCGAGGTCGGGTGCTGAACGACGACCGTTTTCGGCGCGGCCGCGACGAGGTCCGTCGGCAGGGGCGGCGGGACCGGTGGGATGTACCCCTCCGCGGCCCCCGGCGGGATCACGATACCGGGCAGC
The Gemmata palustris DNA segment above includes these coding regions:
- a CDS encoding BON domain-containing protein — encoded protein: MFSHLPTSKTLRTLAALTCVAGAVGAGALFAADPFPPAAPVLPPLPPGAPVSKPVAISDVALARTALAVFDADPVLKDVNILVSVVDRGAVIGGPVSSEAVKKRAEAVVRAVPGIESVKNTCFIEADPDPLMRAVADRMKPGTKPTGSTALPGIVIPPGAAEGYIPPVPPPLPTDLVAAAPKTVVVQHPTSLGPPVVGLLGAPVAPHSVAKVPSTAPTVPSTAPGALTGSTSGMPTDVLAAVAAIRAADARFARLAVELKPDGGLFVTGFAANIVDVRDFATEARKVPGVVRVAVDPSLVK